attgatattttgttgtttgttttatatacgtgggagggggggttgtgttttttttttaagcattcatATACCAAAGTTGTTAACAACATTCTGCTCTGAGCTTTATGGAACATAGAtctattttctgtttcgtttaccGTTTGGGTGCCTGGCGTTGTTCTGATGGAGTCGTCGACGTTGAGGAAGATGGTGGTGGTTTTGGAGATGGAAGTGGTCTTGTAGAAGTCCACCAACTTGTTGAGGGACGTGAATTTCTCAGCCCACAGGAAATAGTGACCTCGCTTGTCGCGGATGACCTTGAAGTGCTGCACGTCGCACTCGTGCCTGCGTCCAGGTCAAATTTCAGCCACAAACCCAACTCAAGGTCAACAGGAAGGATGTGCTTAAAACCTGCGTTAGCTTAGCAACGGTACTTTTGTCAACACACTGCATCAGCACTCATTAGcaacattagcattagctaaaCGAAATTAGAACTGTCACATTTTAGGGGTCTGTACAGTCTTTCTTTGAGATATTGTTTCAGTCACCCGACATACGAGGCTTTCAAAATATAGCTTTCATTCAGCTAATATGTCGACTGGTAAGCATAAATTTGAGAGATGAGCGCTACATGGAGGCAGTGAGCTCACTAGAGAGTAAGCAGCTTTGGCAGATAAccaaaactaaacataaaacaaagagaatttatTTATAAGGCAACCTAAGAAAAGAAAATTTAGCTGAATgttaacaaacaatgcaaaacaccactAATATGCTGACATCTTGGATCGATAGTTGCTAATGAgccaaaaagcattttcaatgttttccaTAATAAACAGGGATTGGCTACACGtgccaaaataaaatttaaaaaatttaaaaaaattaaataaaataatgtgcttAATTAAACGGTATGTACAATATTATAACGTACtgttagtcttttttttggggggggcgttggCATTAACAGATTAATGGAAATTAATGTAATCAATTTTAGAAGAAGGTTGTAATATAGCAAAGTACTTTCCAGATGCACTAATGTACATCCAAAAAGAATTGGCAGAGCTTCACTTTTGGGTGAAGGGgaagttttgttatttttgataaatacacaaaaatggCAGATAAAACGTTGGGAGTTTGTGACTGACTTGACGGAGATTGAGAAGTTTCCGGGTGAACTCTGACATCCTCGGATGACAAAGTCTCCGACAGGTTTGGTGCTGAGGATTTCCTCGGCTCCACCGCGAGTGGCGTTCTCCTGGAACCATCTGCAAACATCCGCATGTCACCATACAAGAAGACGAGGatcaaagatgacattttgtgaGGGTGGGGCTTACTCGGGAGCGGTCAAGTCTACATAGTTTTTGGGGACAAGGCCTTCGTGGCCGAGCATCTCAGCTTTGTACCAATCGCCTTGCATGCTTAAAATCTGATGGGAGATAGAAAGTTTTGGATAAATAGTTGTTTGGGGAATGACAGGCCGACATTGCGACGAGCTTTGTTCCGAACCTTGAACACATCGTCCTTCTTAAAGTCGAGCTCACCAGCAGCTGTTGCCGTGAAGTCATACTTTCCTCTCGCCTCCATGTtgccaaccacaaaaaaaaaaactacaacacctAGAGAGATGCACATGTTCTACATTTTATTCAATTGGACTATAGACAAATACCTTCAATTAGAAAGTTTGATGCATTGAGCAAGACTCATGGGAAACAATGCAATCCAAAAGAGCGACACTGGATGGGCAACTGACTGCGGGCCGCGACCACACTCTGAGTGGCCCCTTGATTAATTAATAAGTTTTGACAAATGGAAACATTTTTACAacctgaataaaatatttttttaaatgctgataaacattcaatatacATTTTCAACAGTAAACAAGGGGAAAATGGGGGTAaatgtgtgaaaataaaatgctggaaaaaaatggacaaacttcAAATATGCAGGGATTGACTCTAGTttgaagttgtaatatcaccaatcacAGCTAGATGACAGACATGTTTTGGTTACACCAGGTATTCAACTGCCCTATACTACAAAGTGAGTAGaccgacttgttttttttttttgttgcagattTGGAATGATGGTCTGGACAAACATTGTGCCGGAATAATATTAAAACTTTCAGTGACttgatttttgtgacaaaaaagtcaaatgttgaTGTCTCTTTTAGGGCGATTTACAACAATGCAGAACTATACTGCTTTTTACTTTCTCTTTGCCGTCTTCCACATTGCCAAATCTTGTTTCTAGCTTATGGTGTGATTTAATGACTCTATCATATGATTGATCAGTATTTCCTTTagtacacaatacaatacatgctgatttatatagcgctttcacaacagcggcagtagTCAAATAAAATCCAACATCAACTATTCGTTGACAGTTTGAGTGTCACGTGACGGTGAAAACCGTGTCATGCAGCTGCAACTGAAGCAACAATTTATGGAAAATTCCACCAATGGCGGGAACAAGTTGAACTTCAATGATGTAATTATAATGAAAATAATGGCTAGcttctttgaaaaaaagatcAGATCATATAGATGATAAATATgtttaatcataataatatcGTTTTCAGGTAGGATGTAAAATAATCAAGAAAGTGGAAATATATTAACTAATAACAGACTGTGACTGATAAAAGTATCGTAGCAATGCAAAGGTAATCTTAAATTGCATCCTATATAGGATATTATGTTACTTTGTTCTGTTTTTACACTTGACTTAAGTGACTTTCGTACACAACATGACGACGTTCCTTAACTTTAAGCAGTTTTACCTTGCAAGGCTGTGTTTCAACTTGTGTGAAGTTTATcccatggaggaaaaaaaaacaagaagcaaACCGTTATTTTCTTTTCCCTTCCGCGTCACGTGCAGGAACGAGAAGTATCCAGGAAAATAAACGAGTCAAATACAGTCAttgccaacaaaaacaaaacaaaaatgtgacggTATTTGGAACAGACGACGGTGGTTTCATCTTATCCCAAATGTCTTTCAAATGAAGTGGCACACGCACCTGCTTATTTCGGGCTTTTAATCACTTCCGGCTTCCAAAATAAAACGTGCTATTTCCATTGAACACGTGAGTGTTTTCATGATTTCCATGATCGAGTCTTTGGAATATGTCATGTAATGATGAAAATGTAGACTGGTTTTAGATTTTGCTTATTGAATAACTTGCTAGTTGGAtgcttaaataaaaataaaatgaaaaacacatttaaatgaaGTTATGGTAATAGCATTCATTTAGACGTTTTCTGTCTGAAAGTGGTTACTTCAaacctactcccccccccccctttggctTGTTAAATAGCTGGTTAGTTAATTTAAGTAAATGAAAATTGGATTCTATTCGTATGTAGCAAAGATGACACAGGAGTTCCAGAGCCCAAATTCAACCCGATCCTTTGAACTGTGAGGCATACTTGCTAACCACTATTCACCAGGCTTCTACAAGCAAAATCTTATTCATGAATGTCATGTTCCTTGATTGTGACCACAGGGTGTTAACGCTGCAGTCAACACAAATTACGCAAATGCAAAGTACAATGGGcggcacgtcgacctcacagtgcagaggtccagggttcgattctggctctgtccttcctgtgtggagtttgaatgttccaaaaaacatgcatggcaggttaacggaacactctaaattgaattgcccctaggtgtgagtttgagcgcaGGTGGTTGTccatttatgtgtgccctgcgattagctggcaaccatttcagggtgtaccccgcccactgccagaagaaagctgggataggctctaggaTGTCTGTGACTAGAAAATGACTAGTGactagattagaaaatggatggatggatgtaaagtACAATAGAAATTAAATGCATCACCACTACCTATTACAAATGATTTGAAAAGTGCCCTTTGAGGATGGATGCCGTACTGCACGCAGCCGCCAGGGGCCGACCAAACactttgttgaaatgttttctttggatATGTGCAGGAAGTCATCAGGGTGACTTCCTATGTGCACAATTGTGGCGAGTTTTTTTCAAAACccaaaccccaaaaaatgtggCGCAAGACACACCCAGCACACAAACCCGCctgcacacacatttattgtGCACATGTTTAAGAATTGTATAAATATGAGAAAATAGCAACGTtttttataaatacaaatgagttgATAGACATTGAGAAgatagaacaacaacaacaacaaaacgtttTTGGAGTGAGCGGAGAAGCTTCCGGAGAGGAAGCAGGAAACAGTCTTGACTTCCTGTTCAGCATTTGGTCGTCTGTGAACTTTTATTGGCGTTTGTGTTGGCATCCATGTTGGCCACCAGCAGTCTCAGAGAGTCTCCCGAAGAGCGAATCACTTCACGCCcactggggaagaaaaaaaacacaatttggtcaagtaaataaaataaataataatataaaaacaacaggattttatgtaaaatataaatatttccgaaaaaatgtttgagaacaATCAGCTGTAAAAATTCAATGCTAATGTATTGGATTTATATTTACAAGTTGTAAACAAACTTAACAAATAAATTCAGCAACTGTTTGactagccactagagggagcccgtaTACACCACTGAAGCACAGAGTGGGTGGGGGGACTGATCAACttgtgaaaaaatacaattaggCTTTTATTTCAGGTCTACCTCTTTCCCGCTCCAGATGTTTCCACGCACACACTTGTACTTACACGCTGTAGTCCAATCCGACCAGGCTGACACCATTGACAGCGAGGATTCGATCTCCCATCTTCAGGTGACGACACAGAGCGGCGGGCGAGTCGGGAACGAGCGACTTGACGTAAATTCCGCTCATCCTCAGCGCCGTCTTCTGCTTATACACAAAGTCAAGAAAAATAGTGTGAGGAATTTTGGGGTAAAAGTGAAGCTGGCCCGAAAGAAGCCGTACCGTGCCGTCCACCAGCGCCAAGCCGAGACCGTGAGGACCGCGTTGGATCTCTACCGTGAATACGTCATCGCGATCATCGTCGTCTTCTTCTATTTCCAAAACACACTCACCGTCTGCACATAAATGCGTaagaaataccccccccccccccacaaaaaaatgtcattgagcTTACAGTATCTTCCTGGTCATGCAAAGCGCTAAAGTTCTTACGTGTGCTACAGATGCGAAATTGCCAAAATGTTgcccttttgttgttgtgtgcgcgcgcacctgACCAAACATCTTGTGTGGGATGACGTTTTTAAGGCGTGCAAAGGCACTTTTGGAAGCTAAGCATCTTAAAGCGAGCTCGGTCAAAACCAGGAGTAGTATTCCAAAATGCACCCCCTGCATAGCTTTTCTCAGCATGCTAAATACACATGCATGCAAAACACGCACGCACCGCACCCACACGGCGTAGGTGGGGCGGACAAAAGCGCATGCGTCCGATTAAGATTCCAGGCAGCAAGCGGACTGTAAATTGTCATGACGGGTGGCCGCTGCCGTCGTTCTTTTCTGTCCTGACCTCCGCGCCTCGCTGTAATTCTTGGCAGCGATTAAAGGATTAGCAAACTTTCCAAATAACGTTTAGGCGGCACGCAAAGCATGATGGGAGCACGCCGCCGCGTTCAGCGACAAACGCGAGTTTTCATTTCTGAAATCAATCATTACTCAATGGCTAGTGATTATAGGCTTGCTATTATAAATTTATACTGCAGAATGTGAGTTGAGTGATtatgaagagtaaaaaaaaaatgtgaacgatTAAACTTCactttgatatatatttttttttaacgacataCAGTAATGGAGAATAATACAGTGAAGCAGCTAATTACAGAGTAGGAATGAGCCAATGAGAGTTAAGACATCTGCTTCAGATCAAGTCAATCCTCAAGCTTAATGCAGCACGGTGGGGGGGCTCAGGAAAGGGGGCAAGGGATgcatatgtgtgtctgtgtgtgtgtgtgcggggcaCATTAGCAAGATGAATGAGTGATTTagaattaaacttttttttccctctgtgaGCCTGCACTGTTTTTCtaggaaaaagaaaactttcTGTCTCTAATATTGCACATTTCTCCCTCTTGAAATATTCCAATAGGACAATATGCCTTTGTTTCCTTGAAAAAATATTGCTTTAATTTCAtatgacctttttttgttttcctttttttcctctaaaaaaGCATGCCAAAACCTTTGCCATACATATCCACaatatttcttcattttatttttcattttcttcattaATATATATCTTTCCTGACAGCTGAGATAGCCTCCAGAAGGCCCGTGACTCTCGTGAGGAAtacgcggattagaaaatggatgaatggatatatatttcttattatttgtgaatttttggaatgttttgatatccatccgtccattttctgaaccactttatcctcacatgggtcgtgggtgtgctggagcctatcccagccgtgttcgggcatcacagggcacacaaagacgaagaACCATTTGCGCCCACAACCACATCTCAGGACGATATAAAGCGTTCCATGAACTGAAACGCTTTGCTGGGCAGAACCTCCGAAGGTGTAACAAAACAAGCAGCTAGCACAACATTGTCCATGTGCGATCAGCGCGACATCCCACTGCTCACATCAACTTTAGAAAATTCCAACGGAATGACAACGTTTGCCTTGAGTCATACACTTGTTGTTTTAGTTTAAGGCGGAGTCGTGCACTTCACCAGAACATGCCAAGTGGAAGCGGAAACGCTCTTCCCGTGCTCACGACACTCCTGACCTCATCAAAGATGACCAGAGTGAAACTTTCCGCTTGATGTGTCACTGTGACTGTGTATGCGAGTGTGCGAGTGCTGGTGTATAGTGAGAGGGTGTGATCTGTAGCTGATAGTGGGggtgtgtgtgcgagcgtgtGCGTGCACGGTTACTAGCGCTCGTTACCGGGTTGCGGTTGTGCGTCCGTCTCCTTTGCTTGCGGCGCGTCGGCAGGCACGAGGATGCAGGACGGGCACGGAGGAGCGGCGGCCTTGTGGACGTCCCGCTGGCCGGCGCCACCCGCCCGCTTGTGATTATCGGGCTTCGGGGCCGCCACCTCCTCGCTGACGCTCGGGTCACCGGCAACATCTGGCGGCCGGCGCTCGGGGCGCGAGGTCTCATCGGAGGTGGTTGCGGACGACGCTGACATGTGCTCCTCAGGCGCCATCTGAAGTCGACCACAACCAGTCACACGGATGATCATTGAGTTCATAGTAGCTTAAGGAGTGTACTAGTACCTCACCAGTAAGACAATTCCATCCACTTCTGATGTCGTGTCTTACCCGTCATGTATTTTTTCCGCTACATCATGCCATTTATGTTCTACTAGTATTACTTTACTAACAAACTACAATGCTGCACTAGTAACACTACCAGGCCCAACAAGTGTCACGCACTAGTCGTCTCTTTATCAAGGCTTGTCATTGGAAAGCTTTTATTACTAGTGAGGACAGACTACTAGTACATGCAGCTTAAGTTAGATATGGAGGATGGGGAACGATTTCCATGCAGAAAGTGGGGAAAACTTGCCgagtgtgttgattttttttttttttttttacctgtgccTCTTCTTGTGGGTGCAGGTCTTCCCTGGGGGAGGCCTGGCTGACGGCCTGCTGCAGGTGGGCCAGCTGCTCTAGGAGAGCCAGGTCCTGATGGGCTTCTTCCAAAAAGAAGCTTCTGCTGGGCAGGAtgagtggcggatgctggtcgaAGCTCTCCAAAATGTCTCCTGCGCATGCGCacgcaacacacgcacacacacacacgaccatcAGCAATAGTAATCATACTGTCAGTTTTACACCTTTCTAATTAAATTGCATCGAGTTTGTATCGAttaaaagagggaaaaaattCTGCATGCGTTCGACTTTCAAATCACTCAAAAACAACGTAGTCCCACCACTTTGCTAACATGGTGaagtgacacacaaaaaaaaccgaaATTCGCTCATGATAGCAACTGAGAACAATGGCGGCTTTTAGTCTGGCGCAATAACATTGTTTTTCGGCGTCCATTTTGTGTGCTTATGACATCCCTTTGGCGTTTTGTTACTTAAATTAAAACACGTCAAAATAAATCCTCTTTGTAAGATGACATGTTCGGTGTTATGTTCTCTATTCCTATTGTTGCGTTGTTGCTTTGTGGTGTGCGTGTTGGAACTTGTCACGACACAATTGGCAGTTTGGTATGTGCCAAACGAATGTTCAGCGCTAGTCGTGTAGTTGCTAATGTGTACGTTGGCACGAGGTGCACAATGGCCGCCCGTGTGCGCGGACCGACCCGTTCTGCAGGCGTCGTCGGCATGTTCCGGTCCAGGAGTCCAGTCTGCTGGTCGGGTCTTGCCGGTGTTGTACCGGGTCAGCATGTGTTGCAGCTGCGCCGCGTTTAAGGCGGAAAACTCGGACCTCAGGGCAGTCCACGACGCCTGTAAGCACAAGAAAGTGACAAGCTTCTGAAAAACGTGATGAAGACATTTTAAGACTCGTGAAGCAAGTGTCCCAGAAGCTTTTGGAAGCGCGTCAAACAAATATCTTCTAATTTACATGCTCGAACATGAAGCATGATCTGGAAAGAGTAATGCTCGGTTGGAGGTAAAAGTTCAAGAAGGTTCTGGACGCAAGCATTGAACAAACATGATCTAGAATCTAGTAGAGTGCAGTCGGGGCCTTCAAGGTCTTCTCttccgggaaaaaaaataaaaaaattcagaaGCGAGGAGTGGCATTCACAACCTACATGAAATTGTAAAAAAGTTAATTCCAATAATCTTTTGTTCTTCATTTCATAGCACGTCTTGGCGGCGCGGCTTTCCAACAAGATGTCAGCTTGCGTTGCCATGGAAACGGCGTGATTGAGAACAAGGTTCTTGAAGACACGTGGAGGAAACGTATAGAAGCGTCAATGTTGACGTTTTGGCTGTCATTAGAATCAAACAACTACTTCAGAATACTAAACGGGAGCTTGACCAACTACGGGAACGACCCATTCCCCAAAATACAAACTTAAAAAGACATCACGACTAATGCGTGTGTGAGTTTCCACCAGTGTTGTTGACAAGACAACTGGAATGAAATCTGCCTGCGTGTTGATGTACTTTTGAGCTTGAAGGCCACAAGATGGTGAGCTCATCATCGTGGTCCACTCAAGGAAACCTCCGAAGACCAATTTTAGAAACctcaggaacacacacacacacacacacacacacacacacacacacacacacacacacacacacacactgcagttgGAACATGTACCCATTGATTACGGGCGCTTGCGGCAGGGCCGTGTCCCAGAATAACGGCGCTACCGTGCACCACATCCACCTCATTCGCTCCATCCATATGCCGCACTCGCACAAGCAAGGGCGGGAAGGGCCGAGGTTGCTGGTGGTGTTGGGAGGGGGTAGTTGTGGCCCGCTGCCAAGGGAAAGGGGTGAATAAAATGCTCGCCGTTAACTCATCCTGACTCACAGTAGCAACTTCCGAGTCACACAAGACAACGCTTATGTTTGCTGTTACTATTTCTTGATTGTACTTTGATGTGAGGTTAATCTGTGCATTCGTGTTTTGGGGAGTGGAATGGTTGTTGGGAGAGGAAGTAGAAGGTGTGCTGAATGACCAAATTCGGTGAGGTCATCTTTTTATGAGAAGGGTCAAACGGGACGGAGCTCTGACCTGCAGTAGCGTTTCTTTGGGCGTGGCCAGCAAGTTGACGGCGGCCGAGAGTTTCTGGAAGAAGTCGGCGGCCACGTGGGCCAGGCTGATGTTCTGCAGCCAGTCCATCAGCAGATCCAGGTTAGCCCGCATCTGGACCCCTCGCGACCAATTGTAGAAGCCCACCACCGAGCCTCCAagacaaacagcagctcagttgGGCACAAGGACGTCCGACTCACTCTTTTCATCACATTTAGTCAACTTCGGCACATACTTGACAGTAGAACAACCTCGCTGCGAACGACGCCACCGTTCATTGAAACCAAGTGTAAACGAGGCTTGGCGCAGTGAGCTAAGTGTGCGGCTACCTCTCTCCATGAGCGCGTTGAAGAGCGAGGCgttgatgaagaagaagaggtaCGCGCACAGCTGCAGGCAGATGTCGGCGTGAACCTGGAAGGAGGTGAAGAGCTGCAGCGCTTCCTTCAGGACGTCCAGCACGCCGCTCAGCCCGTCCGGCGCGCGCAGACGCCCGCTCGTCGAGAACGGGTTCCCATCCAGCATCGCCGGCAGCGCAGAGTACATACTCTACGGgagacaagaaaatgtttttagtaGCTACAACTAGGGATGGATCGTATGGTCTTCAAAGTCCATGTTAAGTGAAACTAAAAACGACACACCAAAAGTGTTGTTAACATCCCTGACGaatttgaatggaaaaaaaatatagaggGGCTTTTCCACACCGCAaccacgaggcactctaaagtggtTAAGCCAGTGTGAAATCCCGGTTCCACACACTGGCTGTCATGTCGCAACTTTTGCCACCTCCTGCTCTTCCACCTGCTCTCCATGATGTTCACACACTCATGGTTGTCTCTGTACGCAGTCTTGTTGTTCGTGTAAGCGGTCAATATGAGCGGGGGGTGGACTTTGGAGGGGTTCTGGCCGTGGGGGAATCATCATCCTGAGCAATGACAATGATCGAGCTCCACCTTGGTGCTTCCTGTGGACTTGCGAGGAAGCcggacaggaggaggaggaggatgaaacgAGCGCAATGTTGATGACGACACCGATTCATCTTGAGTCTTCTCATTGTTCCacacaggcatgacatggccgCCCCAGAAAAAAGACCGCTGACTCACAAACAGCTGTGCTTGGTGGCCCATAAAGATCAGCGAACGGTGTGGAAAGACGTGCTTACGCCTCACTGAGTTTTCACTCCTTTCTCAGAGTGACTTATTTGGTCTTTCCAACAAGTTTTTTATCACGTTTTTGAGAAGTCCTCTTTTGTCAATGTTCTCAGCATtccaatgctttttttaaaggaaatgaaACACTCCttcctcactcacacacacgcgcgtgcacacacacacatgctcacttCCTCTCTGGAAGCACTAAAATATGAGAAAGTGAGAGAGAGCAAGACTGAGAGAGAGACCGAGAAATGTTACAACATTGTGTGTATAAACAAAAGTCTGAGGTCAAAACTGAATCagtcagatgaaaaaaaaaacaatcgcacacccaacaaataaacaaaaggacattttttttctctttgtgtgtgtttttggtgcATAGGAAGATTCAGTGACATGTTttttctctgtggttgaagtttatttgaatgtttttttttgaggggcacAGATGGGTTTTGGGGTGAGTGGATttttagtgtgtatgtgtgtgagcgtgtgtgaga
This region of Hippocampus zosterae strain Florida chromosome 17, ASM2543408v3, whole genome shotgun sequence genomic DNA includes:
- the LOC127589138 gene encoding LOW QUALITY PROTEIN: GRB2-related adapter protein 2-like (The sequence of the model RefSeq protein was modified relative to this genomic sequence to represent the inferred CDS: substituted 1 base at 1 genomic stop codon); the encoded protein is MCISLGVVVFFFVVGNMEARGKYDFTATAAGELDFKKDDVFKILSMQGDWYKAEMLGHEGLVPKNYVDLTAPEWFQENATRGGAEEILSTKPVGDFVIRGCQSSPGNFSISVKHECDVQHFKVIRDKRGHYFLWAEKFTSLNKLVDFYKTTSISKTTTIFLNVDDSIRTTPGTQTVNETENRSMFHKAQSRMLLTTLVYECLKKKHNPPSHVYKTNNKISIFSLRTVVXPTRRSPVSIATCYVCVFQQKALPPQQVLALYDFSAEEDDELSFCAGDVINITDASNPTWWMGRCGGRRGLFPANYTKPF